TCGAATCTATCTTTACCGGCCCTGCTGCCAGTCTTGTAGGTGCTTCTTATCTGGCAAATCGTAAGAATTGCGTTGTGCTTGATGTAGGCGGTACAAGTACCGATGTTGCAATGATTATTGACGGTTTTCCGGAGATTACCGGGGAAGGTGCGATTGTTGGAGGCTGGCGGACAAAAGTGGAAGCAATCCGGATGGAAACATCCGCATTAGGGGGAGATAGCCATGTATGGACTAAAAATGAGAAGCTATACATTGGTCCCAAGCGTGTCATTCCTCTTTGTGTTGCTGCAACTCAATATTCCGATATTCATTATAAACTCACTAAAAAGCAGCACATCATGCGAAGCCAGCTTGGGGAAAATATCCAGCCGGCCAAAATGTTCCTGAAAACAGAGCATGAACCCATTGAGCTTACTGAACGGGAAGAAGAACTGCTTGGCAGGATTGATGACACTCCAAGGACCATCAATGAGGTTTACTGGGAGAAAAGCAGTTTCCCCTCTCCCAAGACAATGACTAGCCTCATACAGAAACGTCTTGTACAGGGAATTGGGTTTACACCAACCGATGCCCTTCATGTGCTTGGAATATATAACGAATGGGACACTGAAGCATCAAAACTTGGTGCGTCACTTATAGGCAATTTCTGCTACAGAGAAGCAGAACAAATAAGTGCTTATGTAAAGGAAGAATTTACCAAAAATATGGCACTTAATGTTCTTTCCTATGTTTTTGAGCATATCCCGTCCTCAGAGATTCGCAAAGCTCTTGACCACGAATACTATGGTCAGTTCAAAGTGAATGTTCCGGTTGTTTTGCTTGGAGGACCGGTGAGTGCATATGTAAATGATGTGGGCAAATATATGGATGCTGAAATTATCCTACCTGAGCATTCGGAAGTGGGCAACGCAGTCGGTGCTCTCGCAGGCAGAGGTCTCAAACGCATTGAAATCCTTGTCAGGCCAAATTACAGCAAGGCTATGGACTATAACCTGAAAACGGATTCGGTTTCTTCCTTTTATCCGGGAGGCAAAGAGATTCTTTCATCCTATGATGAGGCAATTAAGTTTTCAGAAGAGATGGGAACAAAACTCATCATGGAGTATATGAAGGATGCAGAGCTTTCTGAAGGTGAAATTTCCATTGACATAAAAAGGAAAGATCTGACTTTCCCTGACAGTCATGCCCTTATTGAGACTCGCCTTATCCTGACAGGTACTGCAGATCTCAGGAATGGTAATGGGAAAAGTGGAGCTTGATTCCTCCGTAAATGATTAAAGTAAAGGAGTCTCTATTTGAATTCATGCTGGAGTTGAGAAGTGGTTCCTATTGCCTGAAAGTGCGTCCTGATATTATTGGGTCAGAACAGCAATTCCGTGAAAAATTAGATTTGTCCGATGTTAATGGTGTTCTTTTCAATGCCGGTCTGACAATCAACAATTCGTCCCAGAAAATTGAATATGATGCTGTTCTTTGGAAGGAGAAGAATATTTGTTTCATGGAATACAAGGATTCTCTTTCTGCCCATAAACGCATGAAAGCCAAGCGTGTCCAGCAGGTTTCTGACAAATCAAGAGATATTGCGAGGGCTTTTGGGTTTTTGAAGTATGATTTTGTTGTAGTTGTTAATGGTCAGCCATCAATTGATCAGAAAAGTGGTGTCAGAGTAATTTCCCTTGATGATCTTCCATTCTTTGAACCTGACTACAAATGTGCATACAAGGAACTTGACAATCTCGACAGCCTTATAACAAAATATTCCCGTGATCAAAATCCTGTTAATCCGGAAAAAGATAAAATAGTTTCAGAATTAAGCAATCTCAAAAAAATAATTATTGATTCATCCAGGGAGCAAACATGACAGTAGTAGGCTATGGAGAAGCACTTGGTGCCGGCACAATCATTAATGCTATTGCAACACTAAAAGGTGCTGCTTTTGGAGTAGATATGAAAACACGTTCAAAGGTTGAGTTATCCCATGGCTCCGGTGGTATCAAGGGAGTGGCGGAAGGAGTACCGGATGCCGATACGAAGCTTATTGAACTGGCAGTCCAGAAAACGTTAAAGCAATTTGGCCTGAAAATGGAAGGCATAGTGAGTACCCAAAGCGAGATTCCAATGGCCAGCGGGCTAAAAAGCAGCAGTGCAGCAGCCAATGCAACTGTTTTGGCGACCCTTGATGCAATTGGTGAAACCATGGAGCCCCTTGATGCAGTGAATCTCGGAGTGGACGCTGCAAAAGAGGCAGGGGTTACAATAACCGGTGCTTTTGATGATGCATGTGCCTCCTTTTTTGGCGGGGTTGTGGTAACTGATAACAGCAACAATACATTGCTTGAAAGAGTTAAAAGAAAAGACGAAGTCTTGATCCTTGTACCTGACAGGCAGGTTTTCAGCAGCAAGACGGATGTATTGCGCTCAAAGGCAATTGCTCCGTGGATTGAGATGGCTTACGATCTTGCTCTTGCTGGTGAATATGAAAAAGCTATGACTTTAAATGGGATGCTTTATTGTGGTGCACTTGGCTTTGATACAAAACCTTTGATGATTGCTCTTGATTGTGGAATCCATGGTGTGAGCCTTTCAGGTACAGGTCCGTCTTATGTTGCTCTAATGGAAGGTAATGATTCTACCAGGCTGGAAAATGCATGGAAAAAATATGACCCTGCCGGAAAGATGATAAAGACGGAAATCAATAATGTGGGAGCACTGACAATCGTATAAATTGTTGATTCATATGACATTAGATGACATCCGCCACAAGATTGCGAGTATTGATGAGCAGATAATCGAGCTGTTAGCCCAGAGAGTTGCACTGGCTGAAGATGTCCTGCGTTACAAGCATCAAGAAAACATGTCAATTAATGATGAGAACCAGAACACAGTTGTAATTGAGCGCTCAAATGCTCTGGCAACAGAGCACAATCTCGATACGGCTGCAGTAAAAGAGATTTTTGAAATTCTTATCAGGATGAATATTGAAAGACAGCATGAATTAAGTGGTGAAGGAAACTTACCCTAAGGAGAGAGAAATAAAATGGTTGATATTGCAGTGATAATGGGCTCTGAATCAGACAGGGCAATTGCAAACCGTGTGACGAATGTTCTGGAAAATACTGATTATTCATTTGAAGTCAAGGTTATTTCCGCTCACCGTAACCCTGACGAACTTGACGAATATGTGAATGCCAGTGATGCTACTGTTTTCATAACAATTGCAGGCCTTTCTGCAGCTCTTCCCGGAGTAGTTGCTTCAAAGACCAAAAAACCTGTAGTTGGTGTGCCTGTAGGTGCCAAACTTGGCGGTCTGGACGCTTTGCTTTCAATTGCACAGATGCCTCCCGGGGTACCTGTAGCAACAGTTGGTATTGACAACGGTGCAAATGCTGCACACCTTGCCATCAGGATACTGGAAGCTGCCAGATAAAGAACTTATTTTCCAAAGCAAAGATCCAGGCAACATTTTTCGTCCCTGTTGCCTAGGGTCTGCCTTACTTTTATATCGCCTTCAATGTTTGACCTGCTGAGTAACCTTGAGAGAATACCGGCAGTAAGATTACACATGATTGGATTGATTTTAGCTTCGTCTCCCCATGGGCATTTATGTGCCTGTAATCTCACGAAATTGCCATCGATTTTTTCGGTGTAATAATTTCCTCCAATCTCACTGAGGATCTCACAGCCTATTTCTCCAATATTATCTGCATTTATCACATTGTTCTCTTCGTGATAACGATGCAAAATATTTTTTTCTACCATATCGAGCATTTGTCTCATCACTACTTTTTTTTGCTCAACCGGAACTGTTGCAAGTAATGATGGGATTATGGCAGTTAGGATTTCACGAACTTGATTCTGTATTTCAAGTTTGTTCCTGTCCCGGAGTATCTCGTCGTGGTATCTTTTAAGCTTCAGGAAAGATCGAACCCTGGTCTGGAGTTCCAGCTTATTTACAGGCTTTGTCAGGAATTCCTCGGCTCCGCTTTCCAAACCTTTAATGAGGTCATCCTTTTCGGAAAGGGCAGTAATCATGATAATTGGGATGTATGGATTGTCCTCATTTTCTTTGATTTTCTGGCAAACTTCATATCCATCCATGCCAGGCATCATTATGTCGAGGAGAATAAGGTCAATGTTTTCGTCCTGTACTTTTTGGAGTGCTTCCTCGCCATTTGAAGCGAAAATAACATCGCATTCCCTGATGAGATATGCTTCCAGTAATTCCAGATTTTGTGGCTCATCGTCCACCGCAAGGACAGAAGCTCTCTCCATTGTATTACCTCTCGTTTTTTCTCCAGATAAAGAAGATATCGTTTTTCAAATAAGATATACCTTATTCACCAGATCCAAGGACGCAAATACCTTCCGAATTTATCACAAATTTGCTAAGATCAAGGGGAATATTCGTACCCCTCATTTTAGGTATGAAGATAAATCTTTCCATTTTTGAGGTATAGGGATTTTCTTTTACAAGGAAATGAAATGATCCGTATGTTGAATAATCCGCTACATGTTGTGTCATCTCATTTGCAGCCATGTCAAGAACATAAATTACAGTAATCTTTTTTTCTGCCAATATCAGGTTAAGGGTATCGAATTGATTCCTGAAATCACGAGGTGTCATTCCAAGTGCAAATACTCCTATATTGTCAATTACCAATACGTCAATATTATCCGGAACAAGGTCAGATATTCCCATGATATCTATTTCGCTGACACTTAGTCCACTTATAAGGTTTGAAGCTGCGGTTGTGGTTTTACTTCTGATTTCAAGGATTTTTTTAATTGTCAGTGTTTCCTCTTCCATATAACGTGAAAAATCAAAACCAAAGATTTCAGCCTCTGCTACTATGTCCGCACTTGTTTCTTCGGTTGCCAGCATTAGACATTTCTTACCGTCTTCGCAGGCTCTGCTAATCACATGCATTCCAAAAATAGTCTTTCCGGAGCCGGCGGTACCGGTAACTAAAAAGCCCTTGTTTTTCGGCAATCCGCCTTCAATTTCCCTGTCAAGTGCTTCAATACCAGTTGAAATCCTTTCCATCTATTAATGCAAATAACTTATTTCTATAAATAATTTGACAGATTATATTAGGGCGAGCGCTGATGTCTTTTTCTTACAATCATAAAAATTATAATCAATGTAAGAAACACCAGAGGTCCTGCTATCAGGTAATTCTCCATGAAAGTAAGATCTGCTTCCGGCAAAACTGAATTGTTTTTCTCAACTGTGGTAATACCGCTGAAAAACACAGTTGTCAGGAAAAGTATTGCCAGAATCCCGAGAAGTAGTATATTCTTAAATTTCATGAGGATCTACCCCTGATTCCCCTCACAACTGTTGTTTATGCACGATATCCAATAAGTATGTCGGTACTTTAGGTACGTTAGCTTTTATCTAAAGCAACTGGAGGCTTCTCCGGTAATTCAAAAGTAAATTTAG
The window above is part of the Methanohalophilus levihalophilus genome. Proteins encoded here:
- a CDS encoding hydantoinase/oxoprolinase family protein, which produces MKYSLGIDAGGTYTDAVILRDSDGEIVAKMKARTTYPDLLLGIQNALDGLDQSYLDDVSLVSVSTTLATNTILEGTGYPVALIMVGEADIPADASLKYAINIEGGHTPSGNEKYPLDIEAAEAFINEVGEKVSAFAVSSYFSIRNPEHELRIKELITNLTALPVVCGHELSQSLGAYERGITAYLNAQLLPISTQFMDTVVSEIRRRGIEAKMMMLKCDGSIVGIREALKHPIESIFTGPAASLVGASYLANRKNCVVLDVGGTSTDVAMIIDGFPEITGEGAIVGGWRTKVEAIRMETSALGGDSHVWTKNEKLYIGPKRVIPLCVAATQYSDIHYKLTKKQHIMRSQLGENIQPAKMFLKTEHEPIELTEREEELLGRIDDTPRTINEVYWEKSSFPSPKTMTSLIQKRLVQGIGFTPTDALHVLGIYNEWDTEASKLGASLIGNFCYREAEQISAYVKEEFTKNMALNVLSYVFEHIPSSEIRKALDHEYYGQFKVNVPVVLLGGPVSAYVNDVGKYMDAEIILPEHSEVGNAVGALAGRGLKRIEILVRPNYSKAMDYNLKTDSVSSFYPGGKEILSSYDEAIKFSEEMGTKLIMEYMKDAELSEGEISIDIKRKDLTFPDSHALIETRLILTGTADLRNGNGKSGA
- a CDS encoding shikimate kinase; this translates as MTVVGYGEALGAGTIINAIATLKGAAFGVDMKTRSKVELSHGSGGIKGVAEGVPDADTKLIELAVQKTLKQFGLKMEGIVSTQSEIPMASGLKSSSAAANATVLATLDAIGETMEPLDAVNLGVDAAKEAGVTITGAFDDACASFFGGVVVTDNSNNTLLERVKRKDEVLILVPDRQVFSSKTDVLRSKAIAPWIEMAYDLALAGEYEKAMTLNGMLYCGALGFDTKPLMIALDCGIHGVSLSGTGPSYVALMEGNDSTRLENAWKKYDPAGKMIKTEINNVGALTIV
- a CDS encoding chorismate mutase, producing the protein MTLDDIRHKIASIDEQIIELLAQRVALAEDVLRYKHQENMSINDENQNTVVIERSNALATEHNLDTAAVKEIFEILIRMNIERQHELSGEGNLP
- the purE gene encoding 5-(carboxyamino)imidazole ribonucleotide mutase, with product MVDIAVIMGSESDRAIANRVTNVLENTDYSFEVKVISAHRNPDELDEYVNASDATVFITIAGLSAALPGVVASKTKKPVVGVPVGAKLGGLDALLSIAQMPPGVPVATVGIDNGANAAHLAIRILEAAR
- a CDS encoding methanogen output domain 1-containing protein encodes the protein MERASVLAVDDEPQNLELLEAYLIRECDVIFASNGEEALQKVQDENIDLILLDIMMPGMDGYEVCQKIKENEDNPYIPIIMITALSEKDDLIKGLESGAEEFLTKPVNKLELQTRVRSFLKLKRYHDEILRDRNKLEIQNQVREILTAIIPSLLATVPVEQKKVVMRQMLDMVEKNILHRYHEENNVINADNIGEIGCEILSEIGGNYYTEKIDGNFVRLQAHKCPWGDEAKINPIMCNLTAGILSRLLSRSNIEGDIKVRQTLGNRDEKCCLDLCFGK
- a CDS encoding RAD55 family ATPase → MERISTGIEALDREIEGGLPKNKGFLVTGTAGSGKTIFGMHVISRACEDGKKCLMLATEETSADIVAEAEIFGFDFSRYMEEETLTIKKILEIRSKTTTAASNLISGLSVSEIDIMGISDLVPDNIDVLVIDNIGVFALGMTPRDFRNQFDTLNLILAEKKITVIYVLDMAANEMTQHVADYSTYGSFHFLVKENPYTSKMERFIFIPKMRGTNIPLDLSKFVINSEGICVLGSGE